A DNA window from Hoplias malabaricus isolate fHopMal1 chromosome 5, fHopMal1.hap1, whole genome shotgun sequence contains the following coding sequences:
- the LOC136697115 gene encoding integrin beta-7-like, producing MLKNKIHTISLFVYIFLRSSEAQCHSWSTCWECVQNAGCSWCEQKGFLTPGQHINKRCDTPEGLRKRNCSAIIDPKPNVQRIMDTELGNVSGRVVQLQPQKLHLKLRVGVPQTFKVAFKRAEGYPIDLYYLMDLSFSMKYDLENVKTLGRDVVSALKNVTQAVRIGFGAFVDKREIPYVNTMPEKLANPCPEHQCQPAFSFKHVLKLTDNMQEFEREVSKQSISRNEDMPESGFDGVMQVAVCEKEIGWSNVTRILVYVSDDIFHMAGDGKLAGIVRPNDGKCHLNSKGFYENAELLDYPSIGHLSEVLARNHIKIIFAVTENCVENYEALSELIPQSVVGMLKVNSSNVLQLISDAYNDLVSKLILEHHKATADLDISYSSWCSDGTHSQSQKRGECRNVGFNQQINFTVTVSSSVCFSHTKSFTIKPQGLNEELSVTVEMICDCDCSDTERHSAHCHGNGTYTCGICSCDEGHIGQMCECEKQQNTDSISSMDALCTPSNSTQICSGRGTCLCGHCTCHGQYEGQFCQCDDTSCNHHKNLICGGNGQCNCGICECHPNYKGPACECSTITEECQTSNGSICSGHGYCECNKCICHPDFKGESCTVALYPCLEYRACVHCMLSNVLEQESCKQVCPSIDLIHSPETQTFFCHDEIIFFNVEADSETIRIFYREKQHLYQSAMFGTTVIFLSGVGGVVILGSALILVYLLLFNLYYFVKT from the exons ATGCTGAAAAACAAGATACATACCATttccttatttgtttatatttttcttagAT CCTCAGAAGCTCAGTGCCATTCATGGTCCACCTGCTGGGAGTGTGTGCAGAATgctggctgtagctggtgtgaaCAAAAG ggttttctgacTCCTGGACAACACATCAACAAGCGATGCGATACTCCGGAGGGTCTTAGGAAAAGGAACTGCTCAGCGATCATTGATCCTAAGCCTAATGTCCAGAGAATTATGGACACAGAACTTGGCAATGTTTCAGGCAGAGTGGTCCAGCTTCAACCACAGAAGCTCCATCTTAAGCTCAGAGTTG GGGTTCCTCAGACATTCAAAGTAGCATTCAAAAGAGCTGAAGGCTATCCTATTGACCTGTATTATCTCATGGATCTTTCATTTTCTATGAAGTATGATTTGGAGAATGTGAAGACACTGGGACGGGATGTTGTCTCTGCTTTAAAGAATGTTACTCAGGCGGTCAGGATCG GTTTTGGAGCTTTTGTGGACAAGCGTGAAATCCCATATGTGAACACAATGCCAGAAAAACTGGCCAACCCCTGTCCCGAGCACCAGTGTCAACCTGCTTTCAGCTTCAAGCATGTACTCAAACTTACTGACAACATGCAGGAGTTTGAGAGAGAGGTCAGCAAACAAAGTATCTCCAGAAACGAGGACATGCCTGAGTCTGGCTTCGATGGAGTAATGCAAGTGGCTGTGTGTGAG AAGGAGATTGGATGGAGTAATGTAACGCGTATCTTGGTGTATGTCTCTGATGATATCTTCCACATGGCTGGAGATGGCAAACTTGCTGGTATTGTCAGACCAAATGATGGAAAGTGCCACTTAAATAGCAAGGGGTTCTATGAGAATGCCGAACTCCTG GACTACCCTTCAATTGGCCATCTTTCAGAGGTCCTTGCTAGGAaccatataaaaataatatttgcagTTACTGAGAATTGTGTGGAGAACTATGag GCTCTCAGTGAATTAATTCCCCAGTCAGTGGTGGGGATGCTGAAGGTAAACTCCAGTAATGTTTTGCAGCTCATCTCCGATGCTTACAAT GATTTGGTTTCCAAGCTTATCCTGGAGCATCATAAAGCTACAGCAGATTTGGACATCTCGTATTCCTCTTGGTGCAGTGATGGCACCCACAGCCAGAGTCAAAAACGAGGAGAGTGCAGGAATGTAGGCTTCAATCAGCAG ATTAACTTCACAGTCACAGTGAGCAGTTCAGTATGTTTCTCCCACACTAAATCCTTTACAATCAAACCCCAAGGCCTTAATGAGGAGCTTTCTGTAACAGTGGAGATGATCTGTGATTGtgactgcagtgacacagagcgACACTCAGCTCACTGTCATGGCAATGGAACATATACATGCGGCATCTGCAG TTGTGATGAAGGACACATTGgtcagatgtgtgagtgtgagaagcAGCAGAATACAGACTCCATATCGTCCATGGATGCTTTATGTACACCCTCCAACAGCACACAAATCTGCAGCGGTCGTGGGACCTGCCTGTGTGGTCACTGCACCTGCCATGGTCAATACGAGGGCCAGTTCTGCCAGTGTGATGACACCAGTTGCAATCATCATAAAAACCTCATATGTGGGG GAAATGGACAATGTAACTGTGGCATTTGTGAATGCCACCCAAACTATAAAGGACCGGCCTGTGAATGTTCTACTATTACAGAGGAGTGCCAGACATCAAATGGAAGTATATGCAGTGGTCATGGTTATTGTGAATGTAATAAATGCATATGCCATCCAGATTTCAAAGGTGAAAGCTGCACTGTGGCCCTGTATCCATGTCTCGAATATAG gGCTTGTGTTCATTGTATGTTGTCAAATGTACTGGAACAAGAAAGCTGCAAACAAGTCTGTCCCTCTATTGATCTCATTCACTCCCCTGAAACACAAACCTTTTTTTGTCATgatgaaattatattttttaatgtggaggcAGACAGTGAGACCATCCGAATCTTTTATAGGGAAAAGCAAC ATCTGTATCAGTCAGCTATGTTTGGGACCACAGTGATCTTCCTCAGTGGAGTAGGAGGAGTTGTAATTTTGGGATCAGCTCTTATCTTAGTGTACTTGTTGTTGTTTAATCTTTATTACTTCGTCAAAACATAA